Part of the Caldisericia bacterium genome is shown below.
TAATAAGAGATGTTTCTGAATCAATAAGAAACTTTAATCTATTAAAGAAAAAAGAAGAGGAATTGAATAAATCTTTTTATCAAACTATAAATCTTCTATCAAAAATTGTTGAAATGAAAGAACCTTTTACTGCAGGACATCAAAAAAGAACATCTGAATATGCTGTTTTAATTGCAAAAGAGATGGATCTTTCAAATTTTAAAATTGAAAGTGTAAAGATTGCTGGACTTGTTCATGATATTGGTAAAATTGAACTTCCAATTGAAATTTTAAATAAACCAACAAAACTTTCACCAATAGATTGGGATTTTGTTAAAAAACATCCTGAAATTGGTTATGAAATTTTAAAAGAGATAGATTTTCCATGGAATATAAAAGATATTGTTCTCCAACATCATGAGAGGATTGATGGAAGTGGATATCCATTGGGCTTAAAAGATGACGAAATCTTAATTGAAGCAAGGATAATATCTGTTGCAGATAGTATAGAAGCAATGAGTTCACATAGACCATATAGACCAAGATTATCAAGGGAAGAAATAATAAATGAATTAATAAAATATAAAGGGTCATATTATGACCATCAAGTTGTAGATATTGCTTTAAAATTAATTGAAGAGGGAAAAATTAATATTTAAAAATGTTTAATATCTCTATTGGTTCATATAAAATATAATCTGCATTTAATTTTTTTAACTCTTCTTTCTCTCCAATTCCTCCCCACAAAACAATAGCTACTTTTGTGTTTAAATTTTTGGCAAATTGAAAATCTATTTCGCTATCACCAATTACTAAAACCTCATGAGGCCTTAAATTTTCCTCTCTAATTATAATTTCCATAAGTTTTGCATCTGGTTTTTTCAAATTATATGTGTCCCTTCCAATAACTTTATTAAAATATTTTTCAAAACCAAATTTTTTTAAAATGATTTTCGCACTATTTTCGTCTTTATTTGTAACAATATAAATTTTAAATTTATCCTTTAACACTTTTAAAACACATTCAATTCCATCAAATGGTTTTACAGATTTTGTAGCCTCTTCGTTATAAATTTCTAAAAATCTTTCAATGTTATATTTGTTGAAATCCTTTTCGCCTAATTCTTCTAAACTCCTTTTTAATAAATAGTCTGAACCATTCCCAATAAATTTAAAGATTTTCTCTTCTGGAAGTTCTCTAAAACCAAGTTCTTTTAAATATATATTTACACTTCTTGCAATATCATATTTTGTATCAAAAAGTGTTCCATCAAAATCAAAAATTATGAGTTTAATCATAATTTTTGTAATCTCTAAAATAAAGATAATCTATTCCAACAGTTCTATCTGATATTTTTGGAATTGGAGGAAGTCTTCTTTTGAAATGGGAGTTAATGACCATTTTTTTAACTTTCTTTACTTTCTCAATATCAAAACCCTCTTTAACTATATCTTGAATTTTCATTCTTTTATCTACTAAAAGATAAAGAATTTGATCTAACTCATTATATGTAATTCCCATCTCACCCTCATCAGTCTGTCCTTCCCAAAGTTCAGCAGAGGGAACTTTTTTAAGAACGTAATCTGGAACTCCAACAAATTTTGCTAACTCCCAAACTTGTGTTTTATAAAGATCCCCAATCGGAAGAATT
Proteins encoded:
- a CDS encoding HAD family hydrolase encodes the protein MIKLIIFDFDGTLFDTKYDIARSVNIYLKELGFRELPEEKIFKFIGNGSDYLLKRSLEELGEKDFNKYNIERFLEIYNEEATKSVKPFDGIECVLKVLKDKFKIYIVTNKDENSAKIILKKFGFEKYFNKVIGRDTYNLKKPDAKLMEIIIREENLRPHEVLVIGDSEIDFQFAKNLNTKVAIVLWGGIGEKEELKKLNADYILYEPIEILNIFKY